Proteins encoded in a region of the Devosia sp. RR2S18 genome:
- a CDS encoding DNA polymerase IV, producing the protein MTAAELSGDWLCRDCLSHGSGEGSPNRCPKCGSPRLRSHDELFQLSIAHVDCDAFYASVEKRDDPSLRDKPLIIGGGVRGVVSTCCYIARQSGVRSAMPMFKARQLCPDAVVLKPNMAKYVEVSRAIRRQMDALTPLVEPISIDEAFLDLSGTAALHKAPPALVLARFAQSVEKEIGVTISVGLSHNKFLAKVASDLDKPRGFAVIGAAETLSFLAPKPISMIYGVGKVFAETLRKDGLTTIGQLQEEAPENLIRRYGETGARLARLCRGLDSRAISRTSEMKTISSETTFNTDLSSVDALSTELLKCSERLSDRLKAKSIVGDTLTLKLKTAGFRLRTRARHLMIPTQLANVIYETGMSLLERELDGTAFRLIGIGVSGLEAAAGTDAVDLLEPQIARKAAAERAMDRVRSKFGREALIRGKLYGQKPSRPPIDIDEDEGTHR; encoded by the coding sequence ATCACGGCGGCTGAATTGAGCGGCGATTGGCTGTGTCGAGATTGTTTGTCACACGGCTCCGGAGAGGGATCGCCCAACCGGTGCCCGAAATGCGGCTCGCCACGTCTACGGAGCCATGATGAGCTGTTTCAGCTGAGCATTGCTCATGTCGATTGTGACGCCTTCTACGCCTCAGTTGAGAAACGAGACGATCCAAGCTTGCGTGACAAGCCGCTGATCATCGGTGGAGGCGTGCGCGGCGTGGTCTCCACCTGCTGCTATATCGCTCGACAATCGGGTGTACGCTCGGCAATGCCCATGTTTAAGGCGCGGCAGTTGTGTCCCGACGCGGTGGTCCTCAAGCCGAACATGGCTAAATATGTCGAGGTGAGCCGGGCGATCCGACGGCAAATGGACGCCCTTACCCCACTTGTCGAGCCGATCTCGATCGATGAAGCGTTCCTCGATCTTTCCGGTACCGCCGCCTTGCACAAGGCACCGCCGGCTCTGGTGCTCGCCCGCTTCGCCCAGTCGGTCGAGAAGGAGATCGGCGTGACTATTTCAGTTGGGCTGAGCCACAACAAGTTTCTCGCCAAGGTCGCTTCCGATCTCGACAAGCCAAGGGGATTTGCCGTGATCGGCGCGGCTGAAACGCTGTCTTTCCTCGCGCCAAAGCCAATCAGCATGATCTACGGGGTCGGGAAGGTCTTCGCCGAAACGCTCCGCAAAGACGGCCTCACGACGATCGGCCAGTTACAAGAAGAGGCACCAGAAAACCTCATCCGGCGCTATGGAGAGACTGGCGCTCGACTCGCAAGATTATGCAGAGGCCTGGACAGCCGAGCGATCTCGCGCACAAGCGAGATGAAGACTATCTCGTCGGAGACCACCTTCAACACTGACTTGAGTTCGGTTGACGCACTCTCCACCGAGCTCCTCAAATGCAGCGAACGGCTTTCCGACCGACTCAAGGCAAAGAGCATCGTAGGCGACACCCTCACGCTGAAGCTCAAAACGGCAGGCTTCCGCCTCCGGACGCGGGCTCGCCACTTGATGATCCCCACTCAGCTTGCCAATGTGATCTACGAGACAGGCATGTCGCTATTGGAACGAGAGCTCGATGGCACAGCTTTTCGTCTGATCGGCATTGGCGTTTCTGGGCTGGAAGCGGCGGCTGGCACCGATGCAGTCGACCTGCTTGAACCGCAGATTGCCCGCAAAGCCGCCGCTGAGCGTGCTATGGACCGGGTCAGGTCGAAATTTGGTCGTGAAGCGCTCATTCGTGGCAAGCTTTATGGACAAAAGCCTAGCCGTCCCCCGATAGATATTGATGAAGACGAAGGAACCCACAGATGA
- the rpmG gene encoding 50S ribosomal protein L33 gives MAKANTVKIKLVSTADTGFYYVTKKNARTQTEKLSFNKYDPVARKHVEFKEAKIK, from the coding sequence ATGGCTAAAGCCAACACTGTCAAGATCAAGCTCGTGTCCACGGCTGACACCGGCTTCTACTACGTGACCAAGAAGAACGCTCGCACACAGACCGAGAAGCTCTCGTTCAACAAGTACGATCCGGTCGCCCGCAAGCACGTCGAGTTCAAGGAAGCCAAGATCAAGTAA
- a CDS encoding ABC transporter ATP-binding protein: MNRPHLILTDVHRHYGDGAKTVRVLEAANLTVASGELVALVAPSGAGKSTLLHLSGLLESPQSGEVEITGIKTSQLGDRGRTQLRRSTVGYVYQFHHLLPEFTALENVSMPQLIAGKSPEQAKGRSMELLDLLGIGQRASHRPAELSGGEQQRVAIARAAANHPKIILADEPTGNLDPETSDIVFAALAALIKDEGAAALIATHNHDLARRADRIVTLKGGLVIPHSL; the protein is encoded by the coding sequence ATGAATAGGCCGCACCTGATCCTCACCGATGTTCACCGGCACTATGGCGACGGCGCCAAGACCGTTCGTGTGCTAGAAGCCGCTAACCTCACGGTAGCCAGCGGCGAACTCGTCGCGCTGGTCGCCCCCTCGGGAGCTGGCAAGTCTACTCTTCTCCACCTGTCAGGCCTGCTCGAATCCCCACAGAGTGGCGAAGTGGAGATCACGGGTATCAAGACGTCTCAGCTTGGGGACCGCGGCCGCACCCAACTCAGACGTTCCACTGTCGGCTACGTGTACCAGTTCCACCACTTGCTGCCCGAGTTCACGGCCCTCGAGAACGTGTCGATGCCCCAGTTGATCGCTGGCAAGTCTCCCGAGCAGGCCAAGGGCAGGTCGATGGAATTGCTGGACCTTCTCGGCATCGGACAGCGAGCTTCGCATCGGCCAGCGGAACTCTCGGGTGGTGAACAACAGCGAGTGGCGATAGCGCGTGCCGCGGCCAATCATCCCAAGATCATTTTGGCGGATGAGCCCACCGGCAATCTCGATCCGGAAACCAGCGACATCGTCTTTGCGGCACTCGCCGCACTGATCAAGGACGAGGGCGCGGCTGCTCTGATTGCCACGCACAACCACGACCTTGCCCGCAGGGCAGACCGGATCGTGACGCTGAAGGGCGGCCTCGTGATACCGCATAGTCTCTGA
- a CDS encoding DUF1467 family protein encodes MPIGSIIAVFFVVWWICFVAVLPIGTQSQHEAGDITHGTDPAAPVLPRMWRKALIATLLAAVCTPLLLLGVSNGIVHDYWNR; translated from the coding sequence ATGCCGATCGGCTCCATCATCGCTGTTTTCTTCGTTGTCTGGTGGATCTGCTTTGTGGCTGTGCTGCCTATAGGCACGCAAAGTCAGCACGAAGCAGGCGACATCACCCACGGCACCGACCCCGCTGCGCCTGTTCTCCCACGCATGTGGCGGAAGGCACTCATCGCGACGCTCTTGGCTGCAGTGTGCACACCCTTGCTGTTGCTTGGGGTGAGCAATGGCATCGTCCACGATTACTGGAACCGCTAG
- a CDS encoding HIT family protein, producing MSYDPSNIFGKILRNELPCHKVYEDESALVMMDIFPQSRGHVLVIPKAASRNLFDADPAVLAEVMPLVQRVAIAAKAATGADGVRLAQFNETPAGQTVFHLHFHVIPMYEGVDLGSHGGGKADDGELAELAQEIAARL from the coding sequence ATGAGCTATGATCCCTCGAACATTTTCGGCAAGATCCTGCGGAATGAGCTTCCTTGCCATAAGGTCTACGAGGACGAGAGTGCCCTGGTGATGATGGACATTTTCCCGCAATCGCGCGGGCATGTCCTGGTCATTCCCAAAGCCGCTTCTCGTAACCTCTTCGATGCAGACCCAGCAGTCCTTGCGGAGGTGATGCCACTTGTACAGCGCGTGGCAATTGCAGCCAAAGCAGCCACGGGCGCCGATGGCGTGAGGCTAGCGCAGTTCAATGAGACCCCCGCGGGCCAAACCGTGTTCCACCTGCATTTTCACGTCATTCCCATGTATGAGGGCGTAGACCTTGGCAGTCATGGCGGCGGCAAGGCCGATGATGGCGAGCTGGCGGAGTTGGCGCAGGAGATTGCCGCACGCCTCTAA
- a CDS encoding ABC transporter permease, with amino-acid sequence MTDQTAPAQAKGTRPFSRFEWMVAGRYLRARRKEAFISVIASLTMVGVAIGVATLIVVMSVMNGFRAELLTKILGLNGHFTAFPIEEQFTDYEETVATLQQVNGVEFAVYFVEGQVLASGQGSSTGVSVRGMDEENIRKLDLLYNSAIQGGWDDWDSSRGVAIGHRLASTLGVTLGDQVQIINPNGAMTPFGSTPQIRSYPVNVIFDLGMVEFDSFYMYMPFEPAQDYFRLYEEVLRPGMGPLDPLATDEEIDAAYERIGQASAVEIFIDNPDDVAAVRERIAALPNLRPLVLTDWQQRNETFFSALQVERVVMFTILSMIILVAAFNIISSLIMLVKDKSADIAVLRTMGATRGAIMRIFSITGTTIGVVGTLSGLLLGLIVAANAEPLRAFISNTLGVTIFPPEVFYLTSLPSKTDPVEVAVVVGLALGLSFLATLYPAWRAAQYDPVEALRYE; translated from the coding sequence TTGACGGACCAAACGGCTCCGGCGCAGGCTAAGGGCACAAGGCCATTTTCCCGGTTCGAATGGATGGTGGCAGGGCGCTACCTGCGTGCCCGGCGCAAGGAAGCCTTCATTTCCGTAATCGCCAGCCTGACAATGGTGGGCGTGGCCATTGGCGTTGCCACTCTCATTGTTGTCATGTCAGTGATGAATGGCTTTCGTGCGGAACTGCTGACCAAGATTCTCGGCCTCAATGGCCACTTCACGGCATTTCCCATCGAAGAACAGTTCACCGACTACGAGGAAACCGTCGCGACCCTGCAGCAAGTAAATGGCGTCGAGTTCGCCGTGTACTTCGTCGAAGGCCAGGTTCTGGCTTCAGGGCAGGGCAGTTCCACCGGTGTTTCTGTGCGCGGTATGGATGAGGAGAATATCCGCAAGCTCGACCTACTCTACAACTCCGCCATTCAGGGCGGATGGGACGATTGGGACAGTTCGCGCGGGGTCGCCATCGGCCATCGCCTCGCGTCGACGCTTGGCGTTACCCTTGGTGATCAGGTGCAGATCATCAATCCGAATGGCGCAATGACGCCTTTCGGCTCCACGCCGCAGATCCGTTCCTACCCGGTCAACGTGATTTTCGATCTCGGCATGGTCGAGTTCGACAGCTTCTACATGTACATGCCCTTTGAGCCGGCGCAGGACTACTTTCGGCTTTACGAGGAGGTTCTGAGGCCAGGCATGGGGCCGCTTGATCCATTGGCCACCGATGAAGAGATCGACGCCGCCTATGAGCGCATCGGGCAGGCATCCGCCGTCGAAATCTTCATCGACAATCCCGACGACGTAGCCGCGGTCCGCGAGCGCATCGCCGCCTTGCCGAACCTCCGCCCGCTGGTGCTGACCGACTGGCAACAGCGCAACGAAACTTTTTTTTCGGCACTGCAGGTCGAACGGGTGGTGATGTTCACCATTCTCTCGATGATCATCCTGGTAGCCGCATTCAACATCATCTCCAGCCTCATCATGCTGGTGAAAGACAAGAGCGCTGACATCGCGGTCCTCCGCACGATGGGGGCGACGCGCGGAGCCATCATGCGCATTTTCTCAATCACCGGCACAACCATCGGCGTCGTTGGTACGCTCTCAGGGCTGCTCCTGGGGCTCATTGTTGCGGCCAATGCCGAACCCTTGCGCGCCTTCATCTCCAACACGCTCGGTGTCACGATCTTTCCGCCCGAAGTATTCTATCTGACCTCGCTTCCCTCCAAGACAGACCCCGTTGAGGTGGCTGTGGTCGTGGGGTTGGCGCTCGGCCTGAGCTTCCTGGCGACGCTCTATCCCGCCTGGCGGGCCGCACAATATGATCCGGTAGAGGCGCTGCGCTATGAATAG
- a CDS encoding GNAT family N-acetyltransferase: MSASSYTATIHPSTASITAEVWNELVPRTGGKPDNPFLDHAFFLALEESGCATARTGWQPQHIVVSDNAGTPLGLLPLFLKSHSMGEYVFDHGWANALERAGGQYYPKLQCSVPFTPATAPKLLVPSGSLEIEAALLSSAQQLAMQREASSVHMTFVPEREASLVEQAGWLHRIDTQFHWHNDSYESFEDFLGTLASRKRKTIKRERRDALADGLKVQWLSGSDLKEHHWDAFFEFYEDTGSRKWGRPYLNRSFFSLLGEKMADRVVLMLAYDGAEPIAGAINFVGSDRIYGRNWGCTRDVPFLHFELCYYQAIDYAIQHKLSVVEAGAQGEHKLARGYAPAITHSAHWIAHPGLRDAVADYIEHERVAVEQNSDLLQQFTPFRKGERTDLD, encoded by the coding sequence TTGTCCGCCAGTAGTTACACAGCGACCATCCATCCCAGTACCGCCAGCATAACCGCTGAGGTTTGGAACGAGCTTGTACCCAGGACGGGTGGAAAGCCCGACAACCCGTTTCTGGACCACGCCTTTTTCCTGGCCCTTGAAGAGTCGGGCTGCGCCACTGCACGGACGGGTTGGCAGCCGCAACACATAGTTGTGTCGGATAACGCCGGCACTCCCTTGGGCCTGCTGCCCCTTTTCCTCAAGTCCCACTCGATGGGAGAATATGTCTTCGACCATGGGTGGGCAAATGCTCTCGAACGTGCGGGCGGCCAGTACTATCCCAAGCTCCAATGTTCAGTGCCGTTCACGCCGGCAACCGCGCCCAAGCTCCTGGTACCCTCTGGTAGTCTAGAAATCGAGGCGGCCTTGCTCTCATCAGCGCAGCAGCTCGCGATGCAGCGCGAAGCATCCTCGGTCCACATGACCTTTGTGCCGGAGCGCGAAGCCAGCCTTGTCGAGCAGGCTGGCTGGCTGCACCGCATCGACACACAATTTCATTGGCATAATGACAGTTACGAGAGCTTCGAAGATTTCCTCGGCACCTTAGCCTCACGCAAACGGAAGACAATAAAGCGGGAACGCCGGGACGCTTTGGCTGATGGGCTAAAAGTGCAATGGTTGAGTGGCTCGGACCTCAAAGAGCATCATTGGGACGCCTTTTTCGAGTTTTACGAAGACACAGGCTCGCGGAAGTGGGGCCGTCCTTACCTCAATCGCTCGTTTTTTTCACTCCTCGGCGAGAAAATGGCTGACCGCGTTGTCCTGATGCTCGCCTATGACGGGGCTGAGCCTATAGCGGGTGCCATCAACTTCGTGGGCAGTGACCGAATCTATGGAAGAAACTGGGGCTGCACGCGGGATGTGCCGTTTCTCCATTTCGAGCTCTGCTATTACCAGGCGATCGACTACGCCATCCAGCACAAGCTTTCAGTGGTTGAGGCGGGCGCCCAGGGCGAGCACAAGCTGGCCCGCGGCTATGCCCCTGCCATTACGCATTCGGCGCACTGGATCGCTCATCCCGGCCTGCGGGACGCCGTCGCTGACTACATCGAGCATGAACGCGTGGCAGTGGAACAAAACAGCGACCTGCTCCAACAGTTTACCCCCTTCCGCAAGGGTGAACGAACAGATCTCGATTAG
- a CDS encoding RidA family protein, producing MTNAIERLREYGYELPAPKAPVASYVPVSRSGNILYVSGQISSNEAGVVMGLLGDTMNVVQGANAAELAAINVLSQIANVGGVPLDEIKQILKVTVLVASTPDFTEQHLVANGCSNLLVTVLGDKGKHARAAFGVASLPFGAAVEIEAVVEV from the coding sequence ATGACCAACGCGATCGAGCGGCTTCGAGAATACGGCTACGAACTTCCAGCGCCGAAGGCGCCGGTCGCTAGCTACGTCCCAGTCTCGCGTTCTGGCAACATCCTCTATGTCTCGGGCCAGATCTCCAGCAACGAAGCTGGCGTGGTGATGGGCCTGCTGGGTGACACGATGAACGTGGTACAGGGCGCCAACGCAGCGGAGTTGGCCGCCATCAACGTCCTGTCGCAGATTGCCAATGTTGGCGGTGTTCCTCTGGACGAGATCAAGCAGATCCTCAAGGTCACCGTGCTGGTTGCCTCTACGCCCGACTTCACCGAGCAGCACCTGGTTGCCAACGGCTGTTCCAATCTTCTCGTCACTGTGCTCGGCGACAAAGGAAAACACGCCCGTGCCGCCTTTGGGGTGGCCTCGCTCCCCTTCGGCGCTGCAGTAGAGATTGAGGCGGTGGTAGAGGTTTGA
- a CDS encoding response regulator, whose protein sequence is MPKTVMIVEDNELNMKLFNDLLESRGYSVIQTRNGMEALDLARAHHPDLILMDIQLPEVSGLVVTKWLKDDDELAHIPVIAVTAFAMKGDEERILQGGCEGYISKPISVPHFLETIARYIGPA, encoded by the coding sequence ATGCCCAAGACAGTGATGATCGTGGAAGACAACGAGCTCAACATGAAGCTCTTCAACGATCTGCTTGAATCGCGGGGCTATTCCGTCATCCAAACCCGTAATGGGATGGAGGCACTCGATCTCGCACGCGCTCACCACCCTGATCTGATACTGATGGACATCCAACTGCCCGAAGTCTCCGGCCTGGTTGTTACCAAATGGCTCAAGGACGACGACGAGCTCGCCCATATTCCCGTGATTGCCGTGACGGCCTTTGCAATGAAGGGGGACGAGGAACGCATCCTCCAGGGTGGGTGCGAGGGCTACATCAGCAAGCCCATCTCGGTGCCACACTTTCTGGAAACCATTGCCCGCTACATTGGCCCGGCCTGA
- a CDS encoding PleD family two-component system response regulator — translation MTARVLIVDDIPTNVRLLEARLNAEYYDVVTASSGPEALSLCQSSDIDIVLLDVMMPDMDGFEVCQRLKADTRTQHIPVLMVTALDQPSDRVRGLQVGADDFLTKPVDDMQLLARVKSLVRLKSLTDELRARATTGQQIAIEDAMRAMDQVTSAGGSILIIDSDGRHAERIKGYLTPEHRVDILTQPADAVFQVTGAHYELALIAMSLTDFDPLRVCSQIRTLEHTRTLPIILMSDEVDKPKVMRALDLGVNDYISRPVERNELAARVRTQIRRHRYAQELRQSVNNTMALAVTDDMTGLYNRRYLDRHLSVMLEKAQSQDRDMALMILDIDHFKAVNDTYGHDAGDAALKEFAARLKRNIRGVDLACRFGGEEFVVLMPDTDHQQAEAVAERVRNAIAERSFDVGAGRPLSLTVSAGVALNETESDTPETLIKRADLALYRAKREGRNRVVFDAA, via the coding sequence GTGACCGCACGCGTTCTTATCGTCGACGACATTCCCACCAATGTTCGCCTGCTCGAAGCTCGGCTGAACGCCGAGTACTATGACGTTGTAACGGCGTCTTCCGGACCCGAGGCGCTCTCCCTCTGCCAGAGTTCGGACATCGACATCGTCCTTCTAGACGTGATGATGCCGGACATGGACGGGTTCGAGGTTTGCCAGCGTCTCAAGGCCGATACCCGCACCCAGCACATTCCCGTCCTCATGGTCACAGCGCTGGACCAGCCCTCCGACCGGGTGCGGGGCCTGCAAGTGGGTGCCGATGACTTCCTGACCAAGCCGGTCGATGACATGCAATTGCTGGCTCGGGTCAAAAGTCTCGTGCGGCTCAAATCGCTGACCGACGAACTGCGGGCGCGCGCCACCACCGGGCAGCAGATTGCCATCGAAGATGCCATGCGGGCGATGGACCAGGTCACCTCGGCCGGTGGCTCCATTCTGATTATCGACTCGGATGGCCGCCACGCCGAACGCATCAAGGGGTACCTTACGCCCGAACACAGGGTCGACATCCTGACCCAGCCTGCCGATGCCGTGTTTCAGGTAACCGGCGCCCATTACGAACTCGCGTTGATCGCGATGTCGCTGACGGATTTCGACCCGTTGCGCGTCTGTTCGCAGATCCGGACGCTCGAGCACACTCGGACGCTGCCGATCATCCTGATGTCCGATGAGGTCGATAAGCCCAAGGTGATGCGCGCGCTCGACCTTGGCGTGAACGACTATATCAGCCGCCCCGTGGAGCGGAACGAACTCGCCGCCCGGGTGCGGACGCAGATCCGGCGCCACCGCTACGCCCAGGAGCTGCGGCAGAGCGTCAACAACACCATGGCCCTGGCTGTCACCGACGACATGACCGGGCTCTACAACCGGCGCTATTTGGACCGGCACCTCTCCGTGATGCTCGAGAAGGCCCAGAGCCAGGATCGGGACATGGCGCTGATGATTCTCGATATCGACCACTTCAAGGCCGTGAACGACACCTACGGCCACGATGCCGGCGACGCCGCGCTCAAGGAATTTGCGGCGCGATTGAAGCGCAACATCCGTGGCGTGGACCTGGCCTGCCGCTTTGGCGGGGAGGAGTTCGTGGTGCTCATGCCCGACACCGACCACCAGCAAGCCGAAGCCGTTGCTGAACGCGTCCGCAACGCCATTGCCGAGCGCAGCTTTGACGTTGGTGCGGGGCGGCCGCTGTCGCTGACCGTATCGGCCGGCGTGGCACTCAACGAAACCGAAAGCGATACGCCCGAGACCCTGATCAAGCGCGCTGATCTGGCGCTCTACCGGGCCAAGCGCGAGGGCCGTAATCGCGTTGTTTTCGACGCGGCGTAG
- the proS gene encoding proline--tRNA ligase: MRLSRYFLPVLRDVPKEAEIVSHRLMLRAGMIRQQASGLYSWLPLGYKVLMKVQRIIEEEQNRAGAVELLMPTIQSADLWRESGRYDAYGKEMLRIEDRHEREFLYGPTNEEMITDIFRSYVKSYKDLPLNLYHIQWKFRDEVRPRFGTMRSREFLMKDAYSFDLNKEEAVKAYERMFVAYLRTYARLGLTAIPMRADTGPIGGDLSHEFIILAETGESAVFCHRDLLDKPIPPKDTDFRGNLKPIVDDWTSLYAATEEMVDEAAYEAAVPEDKRVSARGIEVGHIFYFGTKYSAPMKASVTGQDGKEAVVHMGSYGIGLTRVVPAIIEASHDDAGIVWPVSVAPFEAVIINLKAGDQDCDAACDKLYGELTAAGIDMLYDDRDQPAGAKFATADLVGIPYQLLLGPRGLKSGEVEIKHRKSGERETLPIGDAVARLKALIEPQRKTDI, translated from the coding sequence ATGCGCCTGTCTCGCTATTTTCTGCCGGTGCTGCGCGATGTTCCCAAGGAAGCTGAGATCGTCTCGCATCGACTGATGCTGCGCGCCGGGATGATCCGCCAGCAGGCCTCAGGCCTCTATTCATGGCTGCCGCTTGGCTACAAGGTTCTGATGAAGGTGCAGCGCATCATCGAGGAGGAGCAGAACCGTGCCGGCGCCGTCGAGCTGCTAATGCCGACCATCCAATCGGCCGATCTCTGGCGGGAATCAGGGCGCTATGATGCCTACGGCAAGGAGATGCTCCGCATCGAAGATCGGCATGAGCGGGAGTTCCTATACGGCCCGACCAACGAGGAGATGATAACCGACATCTTCCGCTCGTACGTGAAATCCTACAAGGATCTGCCGCTCAACCTCTACCACATACAGTGGAAGTTCCGTGACGAGGTACGTCCGCGCTTCGGCACCATGCGTAGCCGCGAGTTCCTGATGAAGGACGCCTATAGCTTCGACCTCAACAAGGAAGAGGCGGTGAAGGCATACGAGCGTATGTTCGTGGCGTACTTGCGCACCTATGCGCGCCTGGGGCTTACCGCCATTCCAATGCGCGCCGATACTGGTCCCATCGGCGGAGATCTCAGCCATGAGTTCATCATTCTTGCCGAGACCGGCGAAAGCGCCGTGTTCTGCCATCGCGATCTGCTCGACAAGCCCATTCCTCCGAAGGATACCGATTTCCGCGGAAATCTGAAGCCGATCGTCGACGACTGGACCTCCCTTTACGCAGCCACCGAAGAGATGGTCGACGAAGCCGCGTACGAAGCTGCCGTGCCCGAAGACAAGCGCGTATCCGCTCGTGGCATTGAGGTTGGCCACATTTTCTACTTCGGCACCAAGTACTCTGCACCGATGAAGGCCTCCGTGACCGGTCAGGACGGCAAGGAGGCGGTTGTGCATATGGGGTCCTACGGCATCGGCCTGACCCGCGTGGTGCCTGCGATCATCGAAGCCAGCCATGACGACGCCGGCATCGTCTGGCCGGTATCGGTAGCGCCGTTCGAGGCTGTCATCATCAACCTCAAGGCTGGTGATCAGGACTGCGACGCAGCTTGTGACAAGCTATACGGCGAACTCACTGCTGCCGGGATCGACATGCTCTACGACGATCGGGATCAACCGGCGGGTGCCAAGTTCGCCACGGCCGACCTTGTGGGCATTCCGTATCAGCTGTTGCTGGGGCCGCGTGGGCTAAAGTCCGGCGAGGTCGAGATCAAGCACCGCAAGAGTGGTGAACGCGAGACACTGCCGATTGGTGACGCCGTCGCCCGCCTCAAGGCACTGATCGAACCACAAAGAAAGACCGACATTTGA
- a CDS encoding DUF3572 family protein has protein sequence MARPQEAETSTAALADACLGHLAENPEELLAFMQQAGFSPESLRRSVGSPALHHGLLDYFASNEPLLLALCANAGISPEDFMRVWHSHNHGG, from the coding sequence GTGGCGCGTCCGCAAGAGGCCGAGACTTCGACCGCAGCCTTGGCGGATGCCTGTTTGGGCCATCTTGCAGAGAATCCGGAGGAGTTGCTCGCCTTCATGCAGCAGGCTGGCTTTAGCCCAGAATCGCTTCGGCGCTCAGTTGGATCCCCTGCCCTGCACCATGGATTGCTCGACTATTTCGCGTCCAACGAGCCACTGCTACTCGCCCTTTGCGCCAATGCCGGCATCTCGCCTGAGGACTTCATGCGCGTGTGGCACAGCCACAATCACGGCGGCTGA